One region of Oryza sativa Japonica Group chromosome 10, ASM3414082v1 genomic DNA includes:
- the LOC4349080 gene encoding uncharacterized protein isoform X1 — MLRLSATTLSPLASHPPLSGLHLCPRCRRLVLRLRALPAPDASPSARSLRLLEWGKVCDAVASFAGTAHGRETTKTQLWEVEDVSYEQSRRLLEETGAAVRLIDSAGGGIDFSGLDTVMVESAIHGVSGGAVIKGQEAMAIVSLMLFVESLQVTIKAAMKQDEDSHERLISLTETILDADINKSLVKSIQDVIDDDGSIKDTASPELRRYREQVQVLESRLYQLMDKLVRNADNEASVSEVCIVNGRCCIKVTGDKSSPFDGLLLSSGTDAGSMVEPIVAVPLNDELQQARALVAKAELDALSKMTDKILLELDNIRILLQATVELDKVAARAKYSIAYDGTYPDLYLPNFVNGTVSTATGGSISTISSAHLSKKAWKLCMPNAYHPLLLQQHQENLHRAKKDVASATAEIRRRRIYGQDNVEEDQLASDLDLMKIRVSQMEKDRPVPVDFFIAEGTTVLVITGPNTGGKTISLKTVGLASLMAKIGLYILASEPVKIPWFNAVYADIGDEQSLTQSLSTFSGHLKQIGAIRAWSTSQSLVLLDEVGAGTNPLEGAALGMSLLESFAEAGSFLTLATTHHGELKTLKYRAHYIVHTFSNDLFENACMEFDEDNLKPTFRILWGIPGRSNAINIAERLGLPSDIIESSRQLLGTAGAEINALIMDMENFKQQYQHHLQEAQYYVMQSKELHNNLEVAQKNIIDHTSAQRKRKARVISEYAVMARSIIRKKFQQFRESAIAKRVLEEEKAVQNDKPERLKDPEPTSTPAVKKAQNTNISMATTTEDNGIPEVGDLVYVPKLKNEATVVKIDSSKNEVQVQAGIMKLKLKFKDVKIQKRISR; from the exons ATGCTTCGCCTCTCCGCCACCACGCTCTCCCCCCTCGCCTCGCATCCTCCCCTCTCCGGCCTCCACCTCtgcccgcgctgccgccgcctcgtcctccgcctccgcgccctcCCGGCCCCGGACGCGTCGCCCTCCGCGCgcagcctccgcctcctcgaGTGGGGGAAGGTCTGCGACGCCGTCGCTTCCTTCGCCGGAACCGCCCACGGCCGGGAAACCACCAAG ACGCAGCTGTGGGAGGTGGAGGACGTGAGCTATGAGCAGAGCCGGAGGTTGCTGGAGGAGACCGGGGCGGCGGTGCGGCTGATTGACAGCGCCGGTGGAGGGATTGATTTCTCGGGGTTGGATACTGTAATG GTAGAGTCAGCAATACATGGTGTCTCCGGAGGTGCTGTGATAAAAGGTCAGGAAGCAATGGCCATTGTTAGCCTGATGCTCTTTGTTGAATCCTTGCAAGTAACTATCAAAGCTGCTATGAAGCAAGACGAGGACTCACATGAACGATTAATCAGTCTTACAGAAACG ATACTAGATGCTGACATTAATAAGTCATTGGTGAAATCAATACAAGATGTAATAGATGACGATGGCTCCATAAAAGACACTGCA AGCCCTGAGCTAAGACGATATCGAGAGCAAGTCCAGGTCCTAGAGAGCAGG TTGTATCAGCTTATGGACAAGTTGGTGCGAAATGCTGATAACGAAGCTTCTGTGTCG GAAGTATGCATTGTAAATGGAAGATGCTGCATAAAAGTAACAGGGGATAAGTCTTCACCTTTTGATGGATTACTACTCTCCAG TGGCACAGATGCTGGAAGTATGGTAGAACCAATTGTTGCAGTTCCACTGAATGATGAGCTACAGCAAGCAAGAGCTCTAGTGGCTAAAGCTGAACTGGATGCTTTATCGAAAATGACTGATAAG ATTCTTCTTGAGCTTGATAATATTCGGATTTTACTGCAAGCAACAGTTGAACTTGATAAG GTTGCAGCTCGTGCAAAATATAGTATAGCATATGATGGTACATATCCTGATCTCTATTTACCCAACTTCGTAAATGGAACAGTCAGTACTGCTACAGGCGGGTCTATCAGTACAATTTCCTCAGCTCACCTCTCTAAGAAGGCATGGAAACTGTGCATGCCAAATGCATACCATCCATTATTGCTCCAACAACACCAGGAAAATCTGCATCGTGCAAAAAAGGATGTAGCAAGTGCCACAGCA GAAatccggaggaggaggatatATGGACAAGACAATGTAGAAGAAGATCAACTGGCATCTGACCTCGATTTAATGAAAATTAGG GTCTCCCAGATGGAGAAAGACCGTCCAGTACCAGTAGATTTTTTCATTGCTGAAGGAACTACTGTATTGGTCATAACTGGTCCAAACACAGGGGGCAAAACAATCAGCTTGAAGACAGTTGGTCTGGCATCTTTAATGGCTAAAATAG GTTTATACATTCTAGCTTCTGAACCAGTAAAAATTCCGTGGTTCAATGCTGTTTATGCTGACATTGGAGATGAGCAGTCTTTGACACAATCACTCTCCACATTTTCTGGGCATCTAAAGCAGATCGGA GCCATTCGCGCATGGTCAACTTCACAATCCTTGGTTCTTTTGGATGAG GTTGGAGCTGGTACAAATCCACTTGAAGGAGCTGCTTTGGGGATGTCTCTTTTGGAATCTTTTGCTGAAGCTGGTTCCTTTCTGACTCTAGCAACAACTCATCATGGAGAACTTAAAACGTTAAAATATAG gGCTCATTATATTGTGCATACTTTCAGCAATGATTTGTTTGAGAACGCGTGCATGGAATTTGATGAAGATAATCTAAAGCCCACATTTCGGATTCTCTGGGGAATACCAG GACGTTCAAATGCAATCAATATTGCTGAAAGACTTGGTTTGCCCTCGGACATAATAGAAAGCTCACGACAGTTACTTGGAACAGCTGGTGCAGAGATAAACGCG ttGATAATGGACATGGAAAATTTCAAACAACAATATCAACATCATCTTCAAGAGGCACAATATTATGTTAT GCAGTCCAAGGAGCTTCACAATAACTTGGAAGTGGCACAGAAGAACATTATAGACCACACTTCTgctcaaagaaaaagaaaggcgAGAGTAATTTCAGAGTATGCTGTTATGGCTCGTTCCATTATACGTAAGAAGTTTCAGCAGTTCCGCGAATCTGCAATAGCCAAAAGAGTGCTTGAAGAAGAGAAAGCTGTGCAGAACGACAAACCTGAGAGATTGAAGGACCCTGAACCAACGAGTACTCCTGCTGTCAAAAAGGCACAGAACACAAACATCAGCATGGCCACAACGACCGAAG ATAATGGGATTCCGGAAGTTGGAGATTTAGTTTATGTTCCTAAGCTCAAAAACGAAGCTACTGTTGTCAAAATAGACTCATCGAAGAACGAAGTGCAAGTCCAAGCTGGTATAATGAAGctcaaactaaaattcaaagaTGTCAAGATTCAGAAGAGGATCTCCAGATAA
- the LOC4349080 gene encoding uncharacterized protein isoform X3, giving the protein MLRLSATTLSPLASHPPLSGLHLCPRCRRLVLRLRALPAPDASPSARSLRLLEWGKVCDAVASFAGTAHGRETTKTQLWEVEDVSYEQSRRLLEETGAAVRLIDSAGGGIDFSGLDTVMVESAIHGVSGGAVIKGQEAMAIVSLMLFVESLQVTIKAAMKQDEDSHERLISLTETILDADINKSLVKSIQDVIDDDGSIKDTASPELRRYREQVQVLESRLYQLMDKLVRNADNEASVSEVCIVNGRCCIKVTGDKSSPFDGLLLSSGTDAGSMVEPIVAVPLNDELQQARALVAKAELDALSKMTDKILLELDNIRILLQATVELDKVAARAKYSIAYDGTYPDLYLPNFVNGTVSTATGGSISTISSAHLSKKAWKLCMPNAYHPLLLQQHQENLHRAKKDVASATAEIRRRRIYGQDNVEEDQLASDLDLMKIRVSQMEKDRPVPVDFFIAEGTTVLVITGPNTGGKTISLKTVGLASLMAKIGLYILASEPVKIPWFNAVYADIGDEQSLTQSLSTFSGHLKQIGAIRAWSTSQSLVLLDEVGAGTNPLEGAALGMSLLESFAEAGSFLTLATTHHGELKTLKYSNDLFENACMEFDEDNLKPTFRILWGIPGRSNAINIAERLGLPSDIIESSRQLLGTAGAEINALIMDMENFKQQYQHHLQEAQYYVMQSKELHNNLEVAQKNIIDHTSAQRKRKARVISEYAVMARSIIRKKFQQFRESAIAKRVLEEEKAVQNDKPERLKDPEPTSTPAVKKAQNTNISMATTTEDNGIPEVGDLVYVPKLKNEATVVKIDSSKNEVQVQAGIMKLKLKFKDVKIQKRISR; this is encoded by the exons ATGCTTCGCCTCTCCGCCACCACGCTCTCCCCCCTCGCCTCGCATCCTCCCCTCTCCGGCCTCCACCTCtgcccgcgctgccgccgcctcgtcctccgcctccgcgccctcCCGGCCCCGGACGCGTCGCCCTCCGCGCgcagcctccgcctcctcgaGTGGGGGAAGGTCTGCGACGCCGTCGCTTCCTTCGCCGGAACCGCCCACGGCCGGGAAACCACCAAG ACGCAGCTGTGGGAGGTGGAGGACGTGAGCTATGAGCAGAGCCGGAGGTTGCTGGAGGAGACCGGGGCGGCGGTGCGGCTGATTGACAGCGCCGGTGGAGGGATTGATTTCTCGGGGTTGGATACTGTAATG GTAGAGTCAGCAATACATGGTGTCTCCGGAGGTGCTGTGATAAAAGGTCAGGAAGCAATGGCCATTGTTAGCCTGATGCTCTTTGTTGAATCCTTGCAAGTAACTATCAAAGCTGCTATGAAGCAAGACGAGGACTCACATGAACGATTAATCAGTCTTACAGAAACG ATACTAGATGCTGACATTAATAAGTCATTGGTGAAATCAATACAAGATGTAATAGATGACGATGGCTCCATAAAAGACACTGCA AGCCCTGAGCTAAGACGATATCGAGAGCAAGTCCAGGTCCTAGAGAGCAGG TTGTATCAGCTTATGGACAAGTTGGTGCGAAATGCTGATAACGAAGCTTCTGTGTCG GAAGTATGCATTGTAAATGGAAGATGCTGCATAAAAGTAACAGGGGATAAGTCTTCACCTTTTGATGGATTACTACTCTCCAG TGGCACAGATGCTGGAAGTATGGTAGAACCAATTGTTGCAGTTCCACTGAATGATGAGCTACAGCAAGCAAGAGCTCTAGTGGCTAAAGCTGAACTGGATGCTTTATCGAAAATGACTGATAAG ATTCTTCTTGAGCTTGATAATATTCGGATTTTACTGCAAGCAACAGTTGAACTTGATAAG GTTGCAGCTCGTGCAAAATATAGTATAGCATATGATGGTACATATCCTGATCTCTATTTACCCAACTTCGTAAATGGAACAGTCAGTACTGCTACAGGCGGGTCTATCAGTACAATTTCCTCAGCTCACCTCTCTAAGAAGGCATGGAAACTGTGCATGCCAAATGCATACCATCCATTATTGCTCCAACAACACCAGGAAAATCTGCATCGTGCAAAAAAGGATGTAGCAAGTGCCACAGCA GAAatccggaggaggaggatatATGGACAAGACAATGTAGAAGAAGATCAACTGGCATCTGACCTCGATTTAATGAAAATTAGG GTCTCCCAGATGGAGAAAGACCGTCCAGTACCAGTAGATTTTTTCATTGCTGAAGGAACTACTGTATTGGTCATAACTGGTCCAAACACAGGGGGCAAAACAATCAGCTTGAAGACAGTTGGTCTGGCATCTTTAATGGCTAAAATAG GTTTATACATTCTAGCTTCTGAACCAGTAAAAATTCCGTGGTTCAATGCTGTTTATGCTGACATTGGAGATGAGCAGTCTTTGACACAATCACTCTCCACATTTTCTGGGCATCTAAAGCAGATCGGA GCCATTCGCGCATGGTCAACTTCACAATCCTTGGTTCTTTTGGATGAG GTTGGAGCTGGTACAAATCCACTTGAAGGAGCTGCTTTGGGGATGTCTCTTTTGGAATCTTTTGCTGAAGCTGGTTCCTTTCTGACTCTAGCAACAACTCATCATGGAGAACTTAAAACGTTAAAATATAG CAATGATTTGTTTGAGAACGCGTGCATGGAATTTGATGAAGATAATCTAAAGCCCACATTTCGGATTCTCTGGGGAATACCAG GACGTTCAAATGCAATCAATATTGCTGAAAGACTTGGTTTGCCCTCGGACATAATAGAAAGCTCACGACAGTTACTTGGAACAGCTGGTGCAGAGATAAACGCG ttGATAATGGACATGGAAAATTTCAAACAACAATATCAACATCATCTTCAAGAGGCACAATATTATGTTAT GCAGTCCAAGGAGCTTCACAATAACTTGGAAGTGGCACAGAAGAACATTATAGACCACACTTCTgctcaaagaaaaagaaaggcgAGAGTAATTTCAGAGTATGCTGTTATGGCTCGTTCCATTATACGTAAGAAGTTTCAGCAGTTCCGCGAATCTGCAATAGCCAAAAGAGTGCTTGAAGAAGAGAAAGCTGTGCAGAACGACAAACCTGAGAGATTGAAGGACCCTGAACCAACGAGTACTCCTGCTGTCAAAAAGGCACAGAACACAAACATCAGCATGGCCACAACGACCGAAG ATAATGGGATTCCGGAAGTTGGAGATTTAGTTTATGTTCCTAAGCTCAAAAACGAAGCTACTGTTGTCAAAATAGACTCATCGAAGAACGAAGTGCAAGTCCAAGCTGGTATAATGAAGctcaaactaaaattcaaagaTGTCAAGATTCAGAAGAGGATCTCCAGATAA
- the LOC4349080 gene encoding uncharacterized protein isoform X2 has protein sequence MLRLSATTLSPLASHPPLSGLHLCPRCRRLVLRLRALPAPDASPSARSLRLLEWGKVCDAVASFAGTAHGRETTKTQLWEVEDVSYEQSRRLLEETGAAVRLIDSAGGGIDFSGLDTVMVESAIHGVSGGAVIKGQEAMAIVSLMLFVESLQVTIKAAMKQDEDSHERLISLTETILDADINKSLVKSIQDVIDDDGSIKDTASPELRRYREQVQVLESRLYQLMDKLVRNADNEASVSEVCIVNGRCCIKVTGDKSSPFDGLLLSSGTDAGSMVEPIVAVPLNDELQQARALVAKAELDALSKMTDKILLELDNIRILLQATVELDKVAARAKYSIAYDGTYPDLYLPNFVNGTVSTATGGSISTISSAHLSKKAWKLCMPNAYHPLLLQQHQENLHRAKKDVASATAEIRRRRIYGQDNVEEDQLASDLDLMKIRVSQMEKDRPVPVDFFIAEGTTVLVITGPNTGGKTISLKTVGLASLMAKIGLYILASEPVKIPWFNAVYADIGDEQSLTQSLSTFSGHLKQIGAIRAWSTSQSLVLLDEVGAGTNPLEGAALGMSLLESFAEAGSFLTLATTHHGELKTLKYSNDLFENACMEFDEDNLKPTFRILWGIPGRSNAINIAERLGLPSDIIESSRQLLGTAGAEINALIMDMENFKQQYQHHLQEAQYYVMQSKELHNNLEVAQKNIIDHTSAQRKRKARVISEYAVMARSIIRKKFQQFRESAIAKRVLEEEKAVQNDKPERLKDPEPTSTPAVKKAQNTNISMATTTEGEDNGIPEVGDLVYVPKLKNEATVVKIDSSKNEVQVQAGIMKLKLKFKDVKIQKRISR, from the exons ATGCTTCGCCTCTCCGCCACCACGCTCTCCCCCCTCGCCTCGCATCCTCCCCTCTCCGGCCTCCACCTCtgcccgcgctgccgccgcctcgtcctccgcctccgcgccctcCCGGCCCCGGACGCGTCGCCCTCCGCGCgcagcctccgcctcctcgaGTGGGGGAAGGTCTGCGACGCCGTCGCTTCCTTCGCCGGAACCGCCCACGGCCGGGAAACCACCAAG ACGCAGCTGTGGGAGGTGGAGGACGTGAGCTATGAGCAGAGCCGGAGGTTGCTGGAGGAGACCGGGGCGGCGGTGCGGCTGATTGACAGCGCCGGTGGAGGGATTGATTTCTCGGGGTTGGATACTGTAATG GTAGAGTCAGCAATACATGGTGTCTCCGGAGGTGCTGTGATAAAAGGTCAGGAAGCAATGGCCATTGTTAGCCTGATGCTCTTTGTTGAATCCTTGCAAGTAACTATCAAAGCTGCTATGAAGCAAGACGAGGACTCACATGAACGATTAATCAGTCTTACAGAAACG ATACTAGATGCTGACATTAATAAGTCATTGGTGAAATCAATACAAGATGTAATAGATGACGATGGCTCCATAAAAGACACTGCA AGCCCTGAGCTAAGACGATATCGAGAGCAAGTCCAGGTCCTAGAGAGCAGG TTGTATCAGCTTATGGACAAGTTGGTGCGAAATGCTGATAACGAAGCTTCTGTGTCG GAAGTATGCATTGTAAATGGAAGATGCTGCATAAAAGTAACAGGGGATAAGTCTTCACCTTTTGATGGATTACTACTCTCCAG TGGCACAGATGCTGGAAGTATGGTAGAACCAATTGTTGCAGTTCCACTGAATGATGAGCTACAGCAAGCAAGAGCTCTAGTGGCTAAAGCTGAACTGGATGCTTTATCGAAAATGACTGATAAG ATTCTTCTTGAGCTTGATAATATTCGGATTTTACTGCAAGCAACAGTTGAACTTGATAAG GTTGCAGCTCGTGCAAAATATAGTATAGCATATGATGGTACATATCCTGATCTCTATTTACCCAACTTCGTAAATGGAACAGTCAGTACTGCTACAGGCGGGTCTATCAGTACAATTTCCTCAGCTCACCTCTCTAAGAAGGCATGGAAACTGTGCATGCCAAATGCATACCATCCATTATTGCTCCAACAACACCAGGAAAATCTGCATCGTGCAAAAAAGGATGTAGCAAGTGCCACAGCA GAAatccggaggaggaggatatATGGACAAGACAATGTAGAAGAAGATCAACTGGCATCTGACCTCGATTTAATGAAAATTAGG GTCTCCCAGATGGAGAAAGACCGTCCAGTACCAGTAGATTTTTTCATTGCTGAAGGAACTACTGTATTGGTCATAACTGGTCCAAACACAGGGGGCAAAACAATCAGCTTGAAGACAGTTGGTCTGGCATCTTTAATGGCTAAAATAG GTTTATACATTCTAGCTTCTGAACCAGTAAAAATTCCGTGGTTCAATGCTGTTTATGCTGACATTGGAGATGAGCAGTCTTTGACACAATCACTCTCCACATTTTCTGGGCATCTAAAGCAGATCGGA GCCATTCGCGCATGGTCAACTTCACAATCCTTGGTTCTTTTGGATGAG GTTGGAGCTGGTACAAATCCACTTGAAGGAGCTGCTTTGGGGATGTCTCTTTTGGAATCTTTTGCTGAAGCTGGTTCCTTTCTGACTCTAGCAACAACTCATCATGGAGAACTTAAAACGTTAAAATATAG CAATGATTTGTTTGAGAACGCGTGCATGGAATTTGATGAAGATAATCTAAAGCCCACATTTCGGATTCTCTGGGGAATACCAG GACGTTCAAATGCAATCAATATTGCTGAAAGACTTGGTTTGCCCTCGGACATAATAGAAAGCTCACGACAGTTACTTGGAACAGCTGGTGCAGAGATAAACGCG ttGATAATGGACATGGAAAATTTCAAACAACAATATCAACATCATCTTCAAGAGGCACAATATTATGTTAT GCAGTCCAAGGAGCTTCACAATAACTTGGAAGTGGCACAGAAGAACATTATAGACCACACTTCTgctcaaagaaaaagaaaggcgAGAGTAATTTCAGAGTATGCTGTTATGGCTCGTTCCATTATACGTAAGAAGTTTCAGCAGTTCCGCGAATCTGCAATAGCCAAAAGAGTGCTTGAAGAAGAGAAAGCTGTGCAGAACGACAAACCTGAGAGATTGAAGGACCCTGAACCAACGAGTACTCCTGCTGTCAAAAAGGCACAGAACACAAACATCAGCATGGCCACAACGACCGAAG GTGAAGATAATGGGATTCCGGAAGTTGGAGATTTAGTTTATGTTCCTAAGCTCAAAAACGAAGCTACTGTTGTCAAAATAGACTCATCGAAGAACGAAGTGCAAGTCCAAGCTGGTATAATGAAGctcaaactaaaattcaaagaTGTCAAGATTCAGAAGAGGATCTCCAGATAA
- the LOC4349080 gene encoding uncharacterized protein isoform X4: MLRLSATTLSPLASHPPLSGLHLCPRCRRLVLRLRALPAPDASPSARSLRLLEWGKVCDAVASFAGTAHGRETTKTQLWEVEDVSYEQSRRLLEETGAAVRLIDSAGGGIDFSGLDTVMVESAIHGVSGGAVIKGQEAMAIVSLMLFVESLQVTIKAAMKQDEDSHERLISLTETILDADINKSLVKSIQDVIDDDGSIKDTASPELRRYREQVQVLESRLYQLMDKLVRNADNEASVSEVCIVNGRCCIKVTGDKSSPFDGLLLSSGTDAGSMVEPIVAVPLNDELQQARALVAKAELDALSKMTDKILLELDNIRILLQATVELDKVAARAKYSIAYDGTYPDLYLPNFVNGTVSTATGGSISTISSAHLSKKAWKLCMPNAYHPLLLQQHQENLHRAKKDVASATAEIRRRRIYGQDNVEEDQLASDLDLMKIRVSQMEKDRPVPVDFFIAEGTTVLVITGPNTGGKTISLKTVGLASLMAKIGLYILASEPVKIPWFNAVYADIGDEQSLTQSLSTFSGHLKQIGAIRAWSTSQSLVLLDEVGAGTNPLEGAALGMSLLESFAEAGSFLTLATTHHGELKTLKYRAHYIVHTFSNDLFENACMEFDEDNLKPTFRILWGIPGRSNAINIAERLGLPSDIIESSRQLLGTAGAEINALIMDMENFKQQYQHHLQEAQYYVMQSKELHNNLEVAQKNIIDHTSAQRKRKARVISEYAVMARSIIRKKFQQFRESAIAKRVLEEEKAVQNDKPERLKDPEPTSTPAVKKAQNTNISMATTTEGEDNGIPEVGDLVYVPKLKNEATVVKIDSSKNEVQVQAGIMKLKLKFKDVKIQKRISR; the protein is encoded by the exons ATGCTTCGCCTCTCCGCCACCACGCTCTCCCCCCTCGCCTCGCATCCTCCCCTCTCCGGCCTCCACCTCtgcccgcgctgccgccgcctcgtcctccgcctccgcgccctcCCGGCCCCGGACGCGTCGCCCTCCGCGCgcagcctccgcctcctcgaGTGGGGGAAGGTCTGCGACGCCGTCGCTTCCTTCGCCGGAACCGCCCACGGCCGGGAAACCACCAAG ACGCAGCTGTGGGAGGTGGAGGACGTGAGCTATGAGCAGAGCCGGAGGTTGCTGGAGGAGACCGGGGCGGCGGTGCGGCTGATTGACAGCGCCGGTGGAGGGATTGATTTCTCGGGGTTGGATACTGTAATG GTAGAGTCAGCAATACATGGTGTCTCCGGAGGTGCTGTGATAAAAGGTCAGGAAGCAATGGCCATTGTTAGCCTGATGCTCTTTGTTGAATCCTTGCAAGTAACTATCAAAGCTGCTATGAAGCAAGACGAGGACTCACATGAACGATTAATCAGTCTTACAGAAACG ATACTAGATGCTGACATTAATAAGTCATTGGTGAAATCAATACAAGATGTAATAGATGACGATGGCTCCATAAAAGACACTGCA AGCCCTGAGCTAAGACGATATCGAGAGCAAGTCCAGGTCCTAGAGAGCAGG TTGTATCAGCTTATGGACAAGTTGGTGCGAAATGCTGATAACGAAGCTTCTGTGTCG GAAGTATGCATTGTAAATGGAAGATGCTGCATAAAAGTAACAGGGGATAAGTCTTCACCTTTTGATGGATTACTACTCTCCAG TGGCACAGATGCTGGAAGTATGGTAGAACCAATTGTTGCAGTTCCACTGAATGATGAGCTACAGCAAGCAAGAGCTCTAGTGGCTAAAGCTGAACTGGATGCTTTATCGAAAATGACTGATAAG ATTCTTCTTGAGCTTGATAATATTCGGATTTTACTGCAAGCAACAGTTGAACTTGATAAG GTTGCAGCTCGTGCAAAATATAGTATAGCATATGATGGTACATATCCTGATCTCTATTTACCCAACTTCGTAAATGGAACAGTCAGTACTGCTACAGGCGGGTCTATCAGTACAATTTCCTCAGCTCACCTCTCTAAGAAGGCATGGAAACTGTGCATGCCAAATGCATACCATCCATTATTGCTCCAACAACACCAGGAAAATCTGCATCGTGCAAAAAAGGATGTAGCAAGTGCCACAGCA GAAatccggaggaggaggatatATGGACAAGACAATGTAGAAGAAGATCAACTGGCATCTGACCTCGATTTAATGAAAATTAGG GTCTCCCAGATGGAGAAAGACCGTCCAGTACCAGTAGATTTTTTCATTGCTGAAGGAACTACTGTATTGGTCATAACTGGTCCAAACACAGGGGGCAAAACAATCAGCTTGAAGACAGTTGGTCTGGCATCTTTAATGGCTAAAATAG GTTTATACATTCTAGCTTCTGAACCAGTAAAAATTCCGTGGTTCAATGCTGTTTATGCTGACATTGGAGATGAGCAGTCTTTGACACAATCACTCTCCACATTTTCTGGGCATCTAAAGCAGATCGGA GCCATTCGCGCATGGTCAACTTCACAATCCTTGGTTCTTTTGGATGAG GTTGGAGCTGGTACAAATCCACTTGAAGGAGCTGCTTTGGGGATGTCTCTTTTGGAATCTTTTGCTGAAGCTGGTTCCTTTCTGACTCTAGCAACAACTCATCATGGAGAACTTAAAACGTTAAAATATAG gGCTCATTATATTGTGCATACTTTCAGCAATGATTTGTTTGAGAACGCGTGCATGGAATTTGATGAAGATAATCTAAAGCCCACATTTCGGATTCTCTGGGGAATACCAG GACGTTCAAATGCAATCAATATTGCTGAAAGACTTGGTTTGCCCTCGGACATAATAGAAAGCTCACGACAGTTACTTGGAACAGCTGGTGCAGAGATAAACGCG ttGATAATGGACATGGAAAATTTCAAACAACAATATCAACATCATCTTCAAGAGGCACAATATTATGTTAT GCAGTCCAAGGAGCTTCACAATAACTTGGAAGTGGCACAGAAGAACATTATAGACCACACTTCTgctcaaagaaaaagaaaggcgAGAGTAATTTCAGAGTATGCTGTTATGGCTCGTTCCATTATACGTAAGAAGTTTCAGCAGTTCCGCGAATCTGCAATAGCCAAAAGAGTGCTTGAAGAAGAGAAAGCTGTGCAGAACGACAAACCTGAGAGATTGAAGGACCCTGAACCAACGAGTACTCCTGCTGTCAAAAAGGCACAGAACACAAACATCAGCATGGCCACAACGACCGAAG GTGAAGATAATGGGATTCCGGAAGTTGGAGATTTAGTTTATGTTCCTAAGCTCAAAAACGAAGCTACTGTTGTCAAAATAGACTCATCGAAGAACGAAGTGCAAGTCCAAGCTGGTATAATGAAGctcaaactaaaattcaaagaTGTCAAGATTCAGAAGAGGATCTCCAGATAA